A window of the Tessaracoccus sp. MC1865 genome harbors these coding sequences:
- the tadA gene encoding tRNA adenosine(34) deaminase TadA: MRRALAEASGAEAHGDVPIGAVVLNPAGEVIAAAGNERELTGDPTAHAEVVAIRRAAQAVGEWRLTGCTLVVTLEPCTMCAGAIVASRIGHLVFGAFDEKAGAVSSLWDVVRDPRLNHRPTVTSRVLETECAAILEQFFAAKR, encoded by the coding sequence ATGCGTCGCGCGCTGGCCGAGGCGTCGGGCGCGGAAGCGCACGGCGACGTACCCATCGGCGCCGTCGTCCTGAACCCGGCCGGGGAGGTCATCGCCGCTGCCGGGAACGAACGGGAACTCACCGGGGACCCCACCGCGCATGCGGAGGTCGTCGCCATCCGCCGCGCCGCGCAGGCAGTGGGGGAGTGGCGGCTCACCGGCTGCACGCTCGTGGTCACCCTGGAACCCTGCACCATGTGCGCCGGCGCCATCGTCGCCTCGCGGATCGGGCACCTCGTGTTCGGCGCGTTCGACGAGAAGGCCGGCGCCGTCTCGTCGCTGTGGGACGTGGTGCGCGACCCCCGGCTCAACCACCGCCCGACGGTGACCTCACGGGTCCTGGAAACCGAATGCGCCGCGATCCTCGAGCAGTTCTTCGCCGCCAAACGCTAG